From Blattabacterium cuenoti, the proteins below share one genomic window:
- the rpsR gene encoding 30S ribosomal protein S18, translated as MIAEDKDKQKNNTIKKQDGENDLRYLSPLKIETKIEKKFCYFHKRNIKYIDYKDPTFLIKFLNAQGKILPRRITGTMQKNQNKLNAAIKRCRQIGLLPFITDDLR; from the coding sequence ATGATTGCAGAAGATAAGGATAAACAAAAAAACAATACAATAAAAAAACAGGATGGAGAAAACGATTTAAGATATTTGTCTCCTCTGAAAATTGAAACTAAAATAGAAAAAAAATTTTGTTATTTTCATAAAAGAAATATCAAGTATATTGATTATAAAGATCCTACTTTTTTAATAAAATTTCTTAATGCACAAGGGAAGATTCTTCCACGTCGTATTACAGGTACTATGCAAAAAAATCAAAATAAATTAAATGCAGCTATAAAAAGATGTAGACAAATTGGACTACTTCCTTTTATTACAGATGATTTAAGATAA
- the gltX gene encoding glutamate--tRNA ligase: MVRVRFAPSPTGPLHLGGIRTALFNYLFAKKNGGKFILRIEDTDRKRFNKKSESYILETLKWCKIEPDEGVGYGGPYFPYYQSKRGSIYRFYLSKLLKKGLAYYAFDTDHDLNSIRKKYLNKGSTFSYNASVRKNLKNSLTMTKKELKTQFRSGNSYVIRFKIKPGDKVEMYDLIRGIIVINTDNLDDKILFKSDGTATYHLANTIDDHLMKITHVIRGEEWLPSMSLHLLMYKAFNWNPPNFAHLPLILKNDGKGKISKRFINNLDYPIFPLKWKDSENKDILGFRELGYFPDAFVNMLALLGWNPGTKKEIFSLQELSKLFSLEKVNKSSVFFNIKKANWFNKQYLKNKKEEIFSHLSLELKKRSIFSTKNYIYKVIDCIINRIHFIHEIWKHSFYFFIGPISYDYSFFNQICYKKTIDRLDNWKKLLLSIHPYTSINLKSFFDKENNKRKMMQIFRLSLVGSIKGYDLIIILKMIGKEECIHRIDRLIKKIRKKLE; this comes from the coding sequence ATGGTAAGAGTTCGTTTTGCTCCTAGTCCAACAGGTCCTTTACATTTAGGTGGAATAAGGACTGCTTTATTTAATTATCTTTTTGCAAAAAAAAATGGAGGAAAATTTATTCTTAGGATAGAAGATACGGATAGAAAAAGATTTAACAAAAAATCTGAATCGTATATATTGGAAACATTAAAATGGTGCAAGATAGAACCTGATGAAGGAGTAGGTTATGGTGGACCATATTTTCCATATTATCAATCTAAACGTGGATCTATATATAGATTCTATCTTTCCAAACTTTTAAAGAAAGGGCTAGCTTATTATGCTTTTGATACAGATCATGATTTGAATTCTATAAGAAAAAAATATCTAAATAAAGGATCAACTTTCTCATATAATGCAAGTGTACGAAAGAATTTAAAAAATTCATTAACTATGACAAAGAAAGAATTGAAAACTCAATTTCGTTCTGGAAATTCATATGTTATTAGATTTAAAATTAAACCTGGAGATAAGGTAGAAATGTATGACTTAATTCGTGGAATTATAGTAATAAACACAGATAATTTAGATGATAAAATATTATTCAAATCAGATGGGACGGCAACTTATCATTTAGCAAATACAATAGATGATCATTTAATGAAAATAACTCATGTTATAAGAGGAGAAGAATGGTTACCTTCTATGTCTTTACATTTATTAATGTATAAAGCTTTTAACTGGAATCCTCCTAATTTTGCTCATTTACCTTTAATATTGAAAAATGATGGAAAAGGTAAAATTAGTAAACGATTTATAAATAATTTAGATTATCCAATATTTCCTTTAAAATGGAAAGATTCTGAAAATAAAGATATTCTAGGATTTAGGGAATTAGGATATTTTCCAGACGCCTTTGTTAATATGTTAGCTTTATTAGGATGGAATCCTGGAACAAAAAAAGAAATTTTTTCCTTACAAGAATTGTCAAAATTATTTTCTTTAGAAAAAGTCAATAAGTCTAGTGTTTTTTTCAATATTAAAAAAGCGAATTGGTTTAATAAACAATATTTGAAAAATAAAAAGGAAGAAATATTTTCTCATCTTTCTTTAGAATTGAAAAAACGTTCTATTTTTTCTACAAAAAATTATATCTATAAAGTTATTGATTGTATTATCAATAGAATACATTTTATTCATGAAATTTGGAAACATTCTTTTTATTTTTTTATTGGTCCCATATCTTATGATTATAGTTTTTTTAATCAAATTTGTTATAAAAAAACGATAGATAGATTAGATAATTGGAAAAAATTATTGTTAAGTATTCATCCATATACATCTATAAACTTAAAAAGTTTTTTTGACAAAGAAAACAATAAACGTAAAATGATGCAAATATTTCGTTTATCCTTAGTCGGATCCATAAAAGGATATGATCTTATCATCATTTTGAAAATGATAGGAAAAGAGGAATGCATTCATCGTATAGATAGATTAATAAAAAAAATTAGAAAAAAATTAGAATAG
- a CDS encoding prephenate dehydratase — MKKIAIQGIKGCFHHAAVSKYFGRSYPYELMEFFSFKDLAISVVQGDVDVGVMAIENSIAGTILTNYNLLSEYNLIRIVGEVYMPIKHHLMVFPGQKIENIQEIYSHPMAILQCETFLEKYPEIKISKYYDTAAAAKFISSKKKKDFSAIASEDAAKEYGLEIIYRNIQTIKSNFTRFFVIENIYKKKEDNFFNKASLKFKILHTIGSLSQILGIISSLGINMTKIQSIPIIEKPWEYSFYVDIIFNDIKDYNMMKEKIRKIVSIHQFSIMGEYKNGTEEKIDLQ, encoded by the coding sequence ATGAAAAAGATAGCTATACAAGGGATTAAGGGTTGTTTTCATCACGCAGCAGTTTCTAAGTATTTTGGAAGAAGTTATCCTTATGAATTAATGGAATTTTTTTCTTTTAAAGATTTAGCTATCTCAGTTGTTCAAGGAGATGTAGATGTAGGAGTAATGGCTATAGAAAATAGTATAGCGGGAACAATATTAACTAATTACAATCTTTTATCTGAATATAATTTAATAAGAATAGTAGGAGAAGTATATATGCCTATAAAACACCATTTAATGGTTTTTCCTGGACAAAAAATAGAAAATATACAAGAGATATACTCTCATCCGATGGCTATTTTACAATGTGAAACTTTTTTAGAAAAATATCCTGAAATAAAAATATCAAAATACTACGATACAGCAGCTGCTGCTAAATTTATTTCTAGTAAAAAAAAAAAAGATTTTTCTGCAATAGCATCAGAAGATGCAGCTAAAGAGTATGGATTAGAAATAATCTATAGAAATATACAAACGATTAAAAGTAATTTTACTAGATTCTTCGTTATTGAAAATATTTATAAAAAAAAGGAAGATAATTTTTTTAATAAAGCTTCATTAAAATTTAAAATTTTGCATACAATCGGAAGTCTTTCTCAAATTTTGGGTATTATATCGAGTTTAGGAATAAACATGACTAAAATACAATCCATACCTATTATAGAAAAACCTTGGGAATATTCATTTTATGTAGATATTATATTTAATGATATAAAAGATTATAATATGATGAAAGAAAAAATACGAAAAATAGTATCTATTCATCAATTCTCTATTATGGGAGAATACAAAAATGGAACAGAAGAAAAAATAGATCTTCAATGA
- a CDS encoding Nramp family divalent metal transporter, with amino-acid sequence MKKNSRNTIIKGWKKENKYPTLPEVFSSVSIPKKKGKWRKIFSFTGPGLLIAVGYMDPGNWATDIAGGSKFGYMLLSVIFISNIFAMILQYLALKLGIVCERDLAQACRDHYSPFINLFLWILCEIAISACDLAEIIGSVLALKLLFEIPLTFGVLITSIDVLLILFFQYKGFRYIESVVAILILTILVCFSFEIISSKPEFFQILKGFIPNHEIIKNSNSLYISIGILGATVMPHNLYLHSSIIQTRNYPRTIKGKKMAIKYATIDSTLSLTLAFFVNAAILIISASTFHKTGHTEVADIMDAHKLLTPILGSSLSGIFFALALLASGQNSTLTGTLAGQIIMEGFLQIRLKPWIRRLVSRLLAIVPAMIFSIFYGEKGTTQLLIISQIILSMQLSFAIIPLVCFTGDYKKMGNFVNSPILKTLAWLITIIILILNLFLIYSMMTKNQISSLGI; translated from the coding sequence ATGAAAAAAAATAGTAGAAATACTATCATAAAAGGATGGAAAAAAGAGAATAAATATCCTACTCTTCCAGAGGTTTTTTCTTCTGTTTCTATACCTAAAAAAAAAGGAAAGTGGAGAAAAATTTTTTCTTTTACTGGACCAGGATTATTAATAGCTGTAGGCTATATGGATCCAGGTAACTGGGCTACAGATATTGCTGGAGGATCTAAATTTGGATACATGCTTTTATCCGTTATTTTTATATCAAATATTTTTGCTATGATTTTACAATATCTAGCTCTAAAGCTAGGAATTGTTTGCGAACGAGATTTGGCTCAAGCATGTAGAGATCATTATTCTCCTTTTATTAATTTATTTTTATGGATTTTATGTGAAATAGCTATTTCTGCATGTGATTTAGCAGAGATTATTGGTTCTGTATTAGCCTTAAAATTGCTTTTTGAAATTCCCCTAACTTTTGGGGTATTAATAACATCCATAGATGTTTTACTTATCTTATTTTTTCAGTATAAAGGATTCCGATATATTGAAAGTGTAGTTGCGATTTTAATATTGACAATATTAGTTTGTTTTAGTTTTGAAATAATCAGTTCTAAACCAGAATTTTTTCAAATTTTAAAAGGATTTATACCAAATCACGAAATAATTAAAAATTCAAATTCTCTTTATATTTCTATTGGAATTCTAGGCGCAACCGTTATGCCTCATAATCTTTACTTACACTCAAGTATTATTCAAACAAGGAATTATCCACGTACTATTAAAGGAAAAAAAATGGCCATTAAGTATGCAACTATAGATAGCACGTTATCTTTGACTTTAGCTTTCTTTGTAAACGCAGCTATATTAATTATTTCTGCTTCTACTTTTCATAAAACAGGACATACAGAAGTAGCAGATATTATGGATGCACATAAACTTTTAACTCCTATTTTAGGTTCTAGTCTTTCTGGAATTTTCTTTGCTTTAGCTTTATTAGCATCAGGACAAAATTCGACACTTACTGGAACTCTTGCAGGACAAATCATTATGGAAGGATTTCTTCAAATAAGATTAAAACCATGGATAAGAAGATTAGTTTCACGATTATTAGCTATTGTTCCAGCTATGATATTTTCTATTTTTTATGGAGAAAAAGGAACAACTCAACTATTAATAATTAGTCAAATTATATTATCAATGCAATTAAGTTTCGCTATAATTCCATTAGTTTGTTTTACAGGAGATTATAAAAAAATGGGGAACTTCGTAAATAGTCCTATTTTAAAAACATTAGCTTGGTTGATTACAATCATAATTTTGATACTAAACTTATTTTTGATATATAGTATGATGACAAAAAATCAAATAAGTAGCCTAGGAATCTAA
- the rpsF gene encoding 30S ribosomal protein S6, translating to MLKHYENIMIITPILSDDQAKKTALEYENFLIQKNGKIVYQEHWGLKKLAYTIQKKQSGCYHLFEFLLNTNFVYDFELKLRQDERILRFIIVNLNKYGIEYAERRRNKLKKL from the coding sequence ATGTTAAAACATTATGAAAATATAATGATTATTACTCCTATTTTATCGGATGATCAGGCAAAAAAAACTGCACTAGAGTATGAAAATTTTTTAATTCAAAAAAATGGAAAAATAGTTTACCAAGAACATTGGGGTCTAAAAAAGTTAGCTTATACAATACAAAAAAAACAAAGTGGATGTTATCATTTATTTGAATTTTTGTTAAATACAAATTTTGTATATGATTTTGAGTTGAAATTAAGACAAGATGAACGTATTTTACGATTTATCATTGTGAACTTAAATAAGTATGGAATAGAATATGCTGAAAGAAGAAGAAATAAATTAAAAAAATTATGA
- the mnmE gene encoding tRNA uridine-5-carboxymethylaminomethyl(34) synthesis GTPase MnmE, which yields MLDQDTIVALASSTTTESSAISLIRISGNKSISTVENIFIPVKNGKKLENQSTHTIHLGFIVEEKKGKYKKNYLDQVLVSIFRSPFSYTGEDMIEISCHGSNYIQGNIIKLLIKKGIRIARPGEFTLRAFLNKKIDLSQAEAIADIFSSESKISHELSLEQIKGTLKITIQKIKKKILNIASLLELKLDFSEEKISIKEYDLFSRFNELEEILQDLIESFSLGNSIKNGIYVAITGETNVGKSTLFNHVIKENRSIISNIEGTTRDSIEGDIILNNILFHFIDTAGIRDTKDEIERKGIRKTMEKIKDSQVILYLFEASIGKEEQKKIIHKIQNFQIKYPFKKILVVANKSDLSSFKDFYQIKSKVPYFFEISAEKKHGIKEMLHTLCNFFMKKLKKRNIVLTQNRHYEALKKTLKEILIAHHSLKKNLSEEFISIHIKEALRFLGEISGEVTNEDVLNNIFSKFCIGK from the coding sequence ATGTTGGATCAAGATACGATAGTTGCTTTAGCCTCTTCTACAACAACAGAATCTAGTGCTATTTCTTTAATTCGTATTTCTGGAAATAAATCTATTTCTACTGTTGAAAATATTTTTATTCCAGTTAAAAATGGAAAAAAATTAGAAAATCAATCTACACATACAATTCATTTAGGTTTTATTGTAGAAGAAAAAAAAGGAAAATACAAAAAAAATTACTTGGATCAAGTGTTAGTATCTATATTTAGATCTCCTTTTTCCTATACAGGAGAAGACATGATAGAAATATCATGTCATGGATCTAATTATATTCAAGGAAATATAATAAAATTATTAATCAAAAAAGGAATACGTATAGCTCGTCCAGGAGAATTTACACTTCGTGCTTTTTTAAATAAAAAAATAGATTTATCACAAGCTGAGGCAATAGCAGATATTTTTTCTTCTGAAAGTAAAATTTCTCATGAATTATCTCTAGAACAAATAAAAGGAACACTTAAGATCACCATACAAAAAATAAAAAAAAAAATTTTAAACATAGCCTCTTTATTAGAGTTGAAATTAGATTTTTCAGAAGAAAAAATATCTATTAAAGAATATGATCTATTTTCTAGATTCAATGAATTAGAAGAAATTTTACAAGATTTAATTGAATCATTTTCACTAGGAAATTCTATTAAAAATGGAATATATGTCGCAATAACTGGAGAGACAAATGTAGGAAAATCTACATTATTTAATCATGTCATAAAAGAAAATCGTTCTATCATATCAAATATAGAAGGAACAACTAGGGATAGTATAGAAGGTGATATTATTTTGAATAATATTCTTTTTCACTTTATAGATACAGCAGGAATAAGAGATACTAAAGATGAAATAGAAAGAAAGGGAATTAGAAAAACTATGGAAAAAATAAAGGATTCTCAAGTTATATTATATCTTTTTGAAGCTTCTATAGGTAAAGAAGAACAAAAAAAAATTATACATAAAATTCAAAATTTTCAGATAAAGTATCCATTCAAAAAAATTTTAGTCGTTGCCAATAAATCGGACTTATCATCTTTTAAAGATTTTTATCAAATCAAGTCAAAGGTTCCTTATTTTTTTGAAATTTCTGCAGAAAAAAAACACGGAATAAAAGAAATGTTACATACATTATGTAATTTTTTCATGAAAAAATTAAAAAAAAGAAATATCGTTTTGACGCAAAATAGACATTATGAAGCTTTGAAAAAAACTTTAAAGGAGATATTGATAGCTCATCATTCTTTAAAGAAAAATCTCTCAGAAGAGTTTATCTCTATACATATCAAAGAAGCTCTACGTTTTTTAGGAGAAATTTCAGGAGAGGTTACCAATGAGGATGTTTTAAATAATATTTTTTCTAAATTTTGCATTGGAAAATAA
- the rplI gene encoding 50S ribosomal protein L9: protein MKIILKKNVENLGFKYEELDVKPGYARNYLIPHGYAILALPGKIKHIKEILKQRSNQENFLIDQSKEIEKKLKKLTIKIKAKVGKKGKLYGSINNQNLMNALNKEGISVDKKFIRIPGNKVIKTIGKHQAYIRFHQKSEFIMNFEVLDS, encoded by the coding sequence ATGAAAATAATTCTTAAAAAGAATGTGGAAAATTTGGGATTTAAATATGAAGAATTAGACGTAAAACCTGGATATGCAAGAAATTATCTCATCCCTCATGGTTATGCTATTTTAGCTTTACCTGGAAAAATTAAACATATTAAAGAAATATTAAAACAACGTTCCAATCAGGAGAATTTTCTTATTGATCAATCAAAAGAAATTGAAAAAAAATTAAAAAAGTTAACTATAAAAATAAAAGCTAAAGTAGGAAAAAAAGGGAAATTATATGGTTCGATTAACAATCAGAATCTAATGAATGCTTTAAATAAAGAAGGAATTTCTGTAGATAAAAAGTTTATAAGAATTCCTGGAAATAAAGTAATTAAAACAATAGGTAAACATCAGGCATATATACGATTCCATCAGAAAAGTGAATTTATTATGAATTTTGAAGTTTTAGATTCCTAG
- a CDS encoding pyridoxal phosphate-dependent aminotransferase yields MIESTRMDQISEYFFSEKMREIRLLEKKGIKIINLGIGNPDLLPPSGVIHQMKIASERNNANTYQNYVGIDSFRKAVSIWYKRTYQVDVDPNREILPLMGSKEGVMHISLSYLNRGNSVLIPDPGYPTYSSITKLLESEIIYYNLYESENWCPNIQDLENNKDITNVKIMWINSPHMPTGSTLTFDKLEEIVLFAKKNHILLVHDNPYSLLLLNNRKKPLSIFNIDGAKDVSLELNSLSKSYNMPGWRVGMIIGKGDFIKNIVKVKSQMDSGMFFPIQIGAIEAFNYGEKWFKKLNMEYIRRRKVIWEICDRLHLKYNKNSSGIFVWARITEKIDKDDNKWSEKILKNYHIFITPGRIFGKNGKGYVRLSMCCPFEVLEEAKNRIFS; encoded by the coding sequence ATGATTGAGTCAACAAGAATGGATCAAATATCGGAATACTTTTTTTCCGAAAAAATGAGAGAAATTCGTCTTCTTGAAAAAAAAGGAATAAAAATTATTAATTTAGGAATAGGAAATCCGGATCTTCTTCCTCCAAGTGGAGTGATTCATCAAATGAAAATAGCATCAGAAAGAAATAATGCGAATACTTATCAAAATTATGTTGGAATAGATAGCTTTCGAAAAGCTGTTTCTATTTGGTATAAAAGAACATATCAGGTAGATGTAGATCCAAATAGAGAAATTTTACCTTTAATGGGATCAAAGGAAGGAGTTATGCATATAAGTTTGTCTTATTTAAATAGAGGAAACAGTGTTTTAATTCCAGATCCAGGATATCCGACTTATTCTTCTATAACTAAACTTTTGGAATCTGAAATTATTTATTATAATCTTTATGAAAGTGAAAACTGGTGTCCAAACATACAGGATTTGGAAAATAATAAAGACATTACTAATGTAAAAATTATGTGGATTAATTCACCTCATATGCCTACAGGATCCACTCTTACTTTTGATAAGTTAGAAGAAATAGTCCTTTTTGCTAAAAAAAATCATATTTTACTAGTTCATGATAACCCATATAGCTTATTGCTATTAAACAATCGAAAAAAACCATTGAGTATTTTTAATATTGATGGAGCTAAAGATGTTTCTTTAGAATTAAATTCTTTAAGTAAAAGTTATAATATGCCAGGATGGCGTGTCGGAATGATAATTGGAAAAGGAGATTTTATTAAAAATATCGTAAAAGTAAAAAGTCAAATGGATTCTGGAATGTTTTTTCCTATCCAAATTGGAGCTATAGAAGCATTTAATTATGGTGAAAAATGGTTTAAAAAACTAAATATGGAATATATCAGACGTCGAAAAGTTATATGGGAAATATGTGATCGTCTTCATTTAAAATACAATAAAAATAGCTCTGGTATATTTGTTTGGGCAAGAATAACAGAAAAGATAGATAAAGATGATAATAAATGGTCAGAGAAAATTCTTAAAAATTATCACATATTTATTACACCAGGAAGAATTTTTGGAAAAAATGGAAAAGGATACGTTAGATTATCTATGTGTTGTCCTTTTGAAGTTTTGGAAGAGGCAAAAAATAGAATTTTTTCATGA